From Alosa sapidissima isolate fAloSap1 chromosome 2, fAloSap1.pri, whole genome shotgun sequence, one genomic window encodes:
- the LOC121697073 gene encoding LOW QUALITY PROTEIN: uncharacterized protein LOC121697073 (The sequence of the model RefSeq protein was modified relative to this genomic sequence to represent the inferred CDS: deleted 1 base in 1 codon): protein FEISVVTQLIREAREGKGDLTVLWLDLANAYGSIPHKLVEVALLQHHVPKKVIELILDYYSNFRLRVTVGSGTSDWHRLEKGIITGCTISVILFALAMNMIVKSAELEWRGPLTKSGVRQPPIRVFMDDLTVTTTSVPGCRWILQGLEKLITWARMSFKPAKSRSLVLKKGKVTDRYRFSLAGATIPSITEQPVKSLGKVFDCSLKDSSSIQRTSKELEGWLRCVDRSGLPGRFKAWIYQRADIGYFPSTRVDKAQGKQRQHLIQQEVRAGVEEERASRMVGMGQQGAWTKWENVLQRKITWPNIWRADSLNIRFLVQAVYDVLPSPSNLHVWGKAETPSCLQCPGRGSLEHLLSSCPKALGEGRYRWRHDQVLKAVAESIAKAITTTKNYSKPQSIRFHRAGEKPTIQARARSGLLTTATDWQLEVDLGKQLKIPARITTTRLRPDMIIVSDSTKQLIILELTVPWEERMEEANERKRAKYQELVEECRSQGWRTYCEALEVGCRGFAGRSLCKVLTMLGLPGEAKRKAIRSATEAAERATRWLWIKRADPWKNAAGTQAGV, encoded by the exons tttgaaatctctgtgGTAACGCAACTCATCAGAGAGGCTCGTGAAGGGAAAGGAGACTTGACCGTACTGTGGCTGGACCTGGCCAATGCGTACGGCTCCATACCTCACAAGCTTGTTGAAGTTGCCCTGCTGCAACATCACGTTCCCAAAAAAGTCATAGAACTTATCCTGGATTATTACAGCAACTTCAGGCTAAGAGTCACCGTCGGATCGGGCACATCAGACTGGCATCGACTTGAGAAGGGCATAATAACAGGCTGCACAATCTCAGTCATCCTGTTCGCACTCGCCATGAACATGATCGTCAAGTCAGCAGAGTTGGAGTGGAGGGGACCCCTGACAAAATCTGGAGTACGCCAGCCCCCTATAAGAGTGTTCATGGACGACCTGACTGTCACCACCACATCTGTCCCGGGCTGCAGATGGATTCTGCAAGGGCTAGAGAAGCTCATCACATGGGCAAGGATGAGCTTTAAGCCAGCAAAATCAAGATCTCTGGTGCTCAAGAAGGGAAAGGTGACAGACAGGTACCGCTTCTCTCTGGCTGGAGCCACCATCCCATCCATTACCGAACAGCCAGTCAAGAGTCTTGGAAAGGTCTTTGATTGCAGCCTCAAAGACTCGTCATCCATCCAGAGAACCAGCAAGGAGCTTGAGGGCTGGTTGAGATGCGTCGACAGATCTGGCTTGCCAGGGAGATTCAAGGCCTGGATTTACCAG CGTGCAGATATTGGCTATTTCCCATCAACCAGGGTGGACAAGGCCCAGGGAAAACAGCGGCAACATCTCATCCAGCAGGAAGTGCGGGCAGGCGTGGAGGAAGAACGAGCCAGCAGGATGGTGGGTATGGGACAACAGGGAGCTTGGACTAAATGGGAGAATGTTCTGCAACGGAAGATCACCTGGCCCAACATCTGGAGAGCAGACTCCCTTAACATCAGGTTCCTAGTCCAAGCTGTTTATGATGTCCTGCCCAGTCCATCCAACCTCCATGTCTGGGGCAAAGCAGAGACACCATCCTGCCTCCAGTGTCCAGGAAGGGGATCCCTGGAACACCTCCTCAGTAGCTGCCCTAAAGCCCTTGGAGAGGGGCGCTACCGCTGGCGCCACGACCAGGTGCTGAAGGCGGTTGCTGAGAGTATAGCCAAGGCCATTACTACCACCAAGAACTACAGCAAGCCTCAGTCAATCAGATTCCACAGAGCTGGAGAGAAGCCCACTATCCAAGCGAGGGCCAGGTCAGGTCTCCTCACTACCGCCACAGACTGGCAGCTAGAAGTGGACCTGGGCAAACAGCTGAAGATCCCAGCAAGAATAACAACAACACGGCTCCGACCAGATATGATCATTGTTTCTGATTCCACCAAACAATTGATCATTCTGGAACTGACAGTGCCCTGGGAAGAACGCATGGAGGAGGCTAATGAGCGGAAGCGTGCCAAGTACCAGGAGCTGGTGGAGGAGTGTAGGAGCCAAGGCTGGAGGACTTACTGTGAAGCCCTGGAGGTGGGATGCCGAGGATTTGCAGGGCGGTCCCTCTGCAAAGTCCTCACCATGCTGGGCCTCCCCGGTGAGGCAAAGAGGAAGGCCATCAGATCTGCAACTGAAGCCGCAGAAAGAGCCACAAGATGGCTTTGGATCAAGAGGGCTGATCCGTGGAAGAATGCTGCTGGGACACAGGCCGGAGTCTGA